A region from the uncultured Draconibacterium sp. genome encodes:
- a CDS encoding LptF/LptG family permease, whose amino-acid sequence MKWYKTIDFYISKKFLGTFFYAIGLILSIAIVFDISENLDEFLSKEIPVKDIVFDYYLNFIPYFANLFSPLFTFIAVIYFTSKMTYNTEIIAILSSGVSYARLMRPYLVSAFVIALFSFILGNYIIPPANKTMINFRHKYIRSRTISTERNIHRQIEPGTYIYMQSFNSNNVGLRFTLEHFEEGKLTEKLTAQNIRWDEKSGKWVINSYWKRNIFEDHETFEKGYRMDTTLNMSPGDFQMLKNEMETFTTPALLKEIDLMKMRGVNYVEWEIEKHKRLANPFSAFILTLIGVGLASRKVKGGLGLHIGLGLLLAFSYILFMQISTVFAISGTTPVFIAVWLPNFMYAILAFFVYRWAAR is encoded by the coding sequence ATGAAGTGGTATAAAACAATAGATTTTTACATTTCGAAAAAGTTTCTCGGAACTTTCTTTTATGCCATTGGTCTGATCCTGAGTATCGCCATTGTTTTCGATATTTCTGAAAACCTTGATGAATTTTTGTCGAAGGAAATTCCGGTAAAAGACATCGTGTTTGATTACTACCTTAACTTTATACCCTATTTTGCCAACCTTTTTAGTCCCCTGTTTACCTTTATTGCGGTAATTTACTTTACCTCAAAAATGACCTACAATACCGAGATTATCGCCATTTTAAGCAGTGGTGTTTCGTACGCCCGACTGATGCGCCCTTATTTGGTTTCGGCCTTTGTTATTGCCCTGTTTTCTTTCATTCTTGGTAATTATATTATTCCGCCGGCCAATAAAACCATGATTAATTTTAGGCACAAATATATTAGAAGCCGCACCATTAGCACCGAGCGAAATATTCATCGACAAATTGAACCGGGCACCTACATTTATATGCAAAGTTTTAATTCCAACAATGTTGGTTTACGTTTTACCCTCGAGCATTTTGAGGAAGGAAAACTTACCGAAAAGCTTACAGCTCAGAACATTCGCTGGGATGAAAAATCGGGCAAATGGGTGATTAACTCCTATTGGAAACGTAATATTTTTGAAGACCATGAAACATTTGAAAAAGGCTACCGCATGGATACTACGCTTAATATGTCTCCCGGCGATTTTCAGATGTTGAAAAACGAGATGGAAACCTTTACCACTCCCGCCCTGTTAAAAGAAATTGATTTGATGAAAATGCGAGGTGTAAACTATGTTGAATGGGAAATTGAAAAACACAAACGTCTGGCCAATCCTTTTTCAGCATTTATTTTAACACTTATAGGTGTTGGGCTTGCCTCACGCAAGGTAAAAGGCGGACTGGGACTGCACATTGGGCTTGGGCTTTTATTAGCTTTCTCTTACATTTTATTTATGCAAATATCTACTGTATTTGCCATTAGCGGAACAACACCGGTATTTATCGCTGTTTGGTTACCAAACTTTATGTACGCTATTCTGGCTTTCTTTGTTTACCGTTGGGCTGCCCGATAA
- the tgt gene encoding tRNA guanosine(34) transglycosylase Tgt, whose product MKFELQKTAENSRARAGVLTTDHGAIETPIFMPVGTAGSVKGIHTRDIKEDIKAQIILGNTYHLYLRPGIDVIEKAGGLHKFNRWDKPILTDSGGFQVFSLGDIRKLSKEGARFQSHIDGSYHMFTPENVMDIQRSIGADIIMAFDECTPGDADYNYAKRSLELTQRWLERCFKQFNNTVPKYGYSQSLFPIVQGNTFTDLRKAAVANVKTFDADGYAIGGLSVGETEHEMYEMTEVCTADLPENKPRYLMGVGTPVNILEGIHRGIDMFDCVMPTRNGRNGMLFTSKGIINIRNKKWENDHSPIDENGTSFVDQYSKAYLRHLIISNEMLGAQIASQHNLAFYLWLVKTARQKIQDGNFVSWKNEMVLKLKERL is encoded by the coding sequence ATGAAATTTGAATTACAGAAAACAGCAGAAAACTCGCGTGCCCGGGCCGGTGTTCTCACCACCGACCATGGGGCAATTGAAACACCTATTTTTATGCCGGTAGGTACAGCCGGATCAGTAAAAGGAATTCACACCCGCGATATTAAGGAAGATATAAAAGCTCAGATTATTTTGGGCAATACCTATCATTTGTATTTACGCCCGGGAATTGATGTAATTGAAAAAGCAGGTGGATTGCACAAATTCAACCGTTGGGATAAGCCAATTCTGACGGATAGCGGGGGTTTCCAGGTTTTTTCGCTTGGCGATATCCGAAAACTCAGTAAAGAAGGTGCGCGTTTTCAATCGCATATCGATGGGTCGTACCATATGTTTACTCCCGAAAATGTAATGGATATTCAGCGAAGCATTGGCGCCGATATTATTATGGCTTTTGATGAATGTACGCCCGGCGATGCCGACTACAATTATGCCAAACGCTCGCTCGAACTTACCCAGCGATGGCTTGAACGTTGTTTTAAACAGTTTAACAATACCGTGCCAAAATATGGCTATTCGCAATCGTTGTTTCCAATTGTACAGGGAAATACTTTTACCGATTTACGAAAGGCTGCTGTTGCAAACGTAAAAACATTTGACGCCGATGGTTATGCCATTGGCGGACTTTCGGTTGGCGAAACCGAACACGAGATGTACGAAATGACAGAAGTGTGCACCGCAGACCTGCCCGAAAATAAACCGCGCTACCTGATGGGAGTTGGTACTCCGGTAAATATTCTTGAAGGGATACACCGTGGGATTGATATGTTTGATTGTGTTATGCCCACCCGAAACGGACGCAATGGCATGTTGTTTACCAGCAAAGGAATTATAAACATCAGAAACAAAAAATGGGAAAACGACCATTCGCCCATCGATGAAAATGGCACTTCGTTTGTCGACCAGTATTCAAAAGCTTATCTTCGGCACCTGATTATTTCAAACGAAATGCTTGGGGCTCAAATTGCCAGTCAGCACAACCTTGCATTTTACCTGTGGCTGGTAAAAACTGCCCGGCAAAAAATACAGGATGGCAATTTTGTGAGCTGGAAAAATGAAATGGTTTTGAAATTAAAAGAAAGACTTTAA
- a CDS encoding glycosyltransferase, translating into MIQNLFDTFYALSVLQWTVVAVAFFLWFGRFLYLLLLPLRLVFRKSNTSVEKKEPLSVLVLVRNEAENCRETLPRLLNLKAEGLEVVAVDDFSQDNTLSVLGLLKQQYGNLKISSLSQETRYSEKLAQNVALKSATNNWVLVYPVAAQNVSAEWLSGMSKVVGTGVEIKIGYSTIEPQKGWFNKLYRIENFFQQLGSAGYVLNRLAFVYNEENIAFKKETYFKLGGYGAKVQEPFANLELVINRFISRKKAELIFKAETAIVKKVEVNRLDFKNLLRKSIRIEKHLSTWKRLVLNADLLSEAMYPLGIATTLAFVFPIWPLVGILVVLKLLVFMVIIKILQNRLNERKLFITSLVFSFIRPYYKLIFRWHFNRISRNYKWKNKG; encoded by the coding sequence ATGATTCAAAATCTGTTTGACACTTTTTATGCCTTGTCTGTTTTGCAGTGGACAGTAGTAGCCGTAGCCTTTTTTTTGTGGTTTGGGCGGTTTTTGTATTTGTTGTTATTACCGCTTCGTCTGGTTTTTCGGAAATCCAACACTTCAGTTGAAAAGAAAGAACCTTTATCGGTTCTCGTATTGGTAAGAAACGAAGCAGAGAATTGCCGCGAAACCTTACCCCGCTTATTGAATTTAAAAGCTGAAGGACTGGAAGTTGTGGCCGTTGATGATTTTTCGCAAGACAACACCTTATCGGTTCTTGGTTTGCTTAAACAACAATACGGCAATTTAAAAATATCATCGCTTAGCCAGGAAACACGTTATTCTGAAAAACTGGCGCAAAACGTTGCTTTAAAATCGGCAACTAACAATTGGGTGCTGGTGTACCCGGTGGCTGCGCAAAATGTTTCAGCTGAATGGTTGAGCGGAATGAGCAAGGTTGTTGGAACTGGCGTAGAAATAAAAATAGGTTATTCAACCATTGAGCCCCAAAAAGGCTGGTTTAATAAATTATACCGCATCGAGAATTTTTTTCAGCAGCTTGGCAGTGCCGGATATGTATTAAACAGACTTGCTTTTGTTTACAACGAAGAAAATATAGCTTTTAAAAAAGAAACCTATTTTAAACTTGGTGGCTATGGCGCTAAAGTGCAGGAGCCCTTTGCGAATTTAGAATTGGTAATAAACCGGTTTATTTCCCGAAAAAAAGCTGAATTAATTTTTAAAGCCGAAACGGCCATCGTGAAAAAGGTGGAAGTTAACCGTCTTGATTTCAAAAACCTGCTCCGGAAAAGTATTCGAATAGAGAAACATTTAAGCACCTGGAAACGCCTGGTTTTGAATGCTGATTTACTTAGCGAGGCAATGTACCCCTTAGGAATTGCTACAACACTGGCTTTTGTTTTTCCGATTTGGCCACTGGTTGGCATCCTTGTAGTGCTTAAGTTGCTGGTATTCATGGTTATCATAAAAATACTTCAGAATCGTTTGAATGAACGTAAATTATTCATAACTTCGTTAGTGTTCAGTTTTATAAGGCCATACTATAAACTTATTTTTAGATGGCATTTTAACCGAATAAGCCGAAATTATAAATGGAAAAACAAGGGGTAA
- a CDS encoding sigma-70 family RNA polymerase sigma factor — translation MEKQGVILSDKARQDYELVKAALTGDDKAFARLLNRYKDAIYFMLLKMVNNRSDAEDLTLEAFGKAFKSLHQYSPTYAFSTWLFKIASNNCIDFLRKKKGVHVPIDNNSQDENSETIKLRSKEPDPEEKLIRQQKAILLRRVVRKLKPRYQTLVELRYFREFSYEEIAKELDLPLGTVKAQLFRAREMLFKMIESTEIGRKD, via the coding sequence ATGGAAAAACAAGGGGTAATATTATCTGATAAAGCACGGCAAGACTACGAACTGGTAAAAGCTGCGCTAACCGGAGATGATAAAGCCTTTGCCCGCTTGCTAAACCGCTACAAAGATGCCATTTATTTTATGCTGCTAAAAATGGTGAATAACCGCAGCGATGCCGAAGACCTTACGCTTGAAGCGTTTGGAAAAGCCTTTAAAAGTTTGCACCAGTATTCCCCTACTTATGCTTTTAGTACCTGGTTATTTAAAATTGCATCAAATAATTGTATCGATTTTTTGCGTAAGAAAAAAGGAGTACACGTACCCATCGATAACAATAGCCAGGATGAAAACAGCGAAACCATAAAACTTCGTTCAAAAGAACCTGACCCCGAAGAAAAACTTATTCGGCAGCAAAAAGCCATTTTGTTAAGGCGGGTAGTACGAAAGTTAAAACCCCGTTACCAAACTTTGGTTGAACTTCGATATTTCCGCGAATTTTCGTACGAAGAAATTGCAAAAGAGTTAGATTTGCCCCTCGGAACAGTTAAAGCACAGCTCTTCAGAGCACGCGAAATGCTGTTTAAAATGATTGAAAGCACCGAGATTGGTCGTAAAGATTAA
- the rsmG gene encoding 16S rRNA (guanine(527)-N(7))-methyltransferase RsmG — MDLILKYFPHLSEKQLEQFAKLEPLYADWNAKINVISRKDFSEFYERHVLHSLAIAKFIRFAENTRILDVGTGGGFPGIPLAIIFPEVQFHLVDSIGKKIKVVNGVSQSLGLRNVRAEQIRAEQLQGKYDYVVSRAVTRLPDFVTWIRKNIAKKQNNPLPNGVIYLKGGDLTEEIKPFGKKIFLQDLDEYFDEPFFETKKVLHLPL, encoded by the coding sequence ATGGATTTAATTCTAAAGTATTTTCCCCATTTAAGCGAGAAACAGTTGGAGCAGTTTGCAAAACTCGAACCTTTGTATGCCGATTGGAATGCTAAAATAAATGTAATTTCAAGAAAGGATTTTTCTGAATTTTACGAGCGTCACGTATTGCATTCGTTGGCCATTGCAAAATTTATTCGCTTTGCCGAAAACACCAGGATACTTGATGTGGGAACCGGAGGTGGTTTCCCCGGAATACCGCTGGCTATAATCTTTCCCGAAGTTCAGTTTCACCTGGTTGATTCCATCGGGAAAAAAATAAAAGTAGTTAATGGGGTATCGCAATCGTTGGGATTAAGAAATGTGCGTGCAGAGCAAATACGTGCCGAGCAGTTGCAAGGGAAATACGATTATGTGGTGAGCCGTGCCGTTACACGTTTGCCAGATTTTGTTACGTGGATACGAAAAAACATTGCCAAAAAGCAAAACAATCCGCTGCCTAACGGGGTAATTTATTTAAAAGGGGGCGATTTAACCGAAGAAATAAAACCTTTCGGGAAGAAAATATTTCTGCAGGATTTAGATGAATATTTCGACGAACCTTTTTTCGAAACAAAAAAGGTACTGCACCTACCTTTATAA
- a CDS encoding ATP-dependent 6-phosphofructokinase, translating to MSNSAKPKRIGILTAGGDCPGLNAAIRGVGKTAIVEYGMEVLGFNAGYSGLINGDYIHLKESALSGILTLGGTILGTSREKPFKMDKNAKEDIDKPEMIKQNYADLGLDAVVCIGGNGTMKTASMLAKEGLNVIGIPKTIDNDVWGTDVTFGFDSAVQIATDAIDRLHTTANSHQRVMIIEIMGHHAGWLALYSGLAGGGDIILLPELAYNIRSVCKKIESRYESNKPYSIVVVAEGIDHPKNVSAATHVAKAIETYTGIETRETVLGYIQRGGSPTPMDRILATRYGAFAAKAIAEGNFGTMVAVKNNELTTVPLEEVGGKLRLVEPDFGLIEKARKMGVSFGDEYQ from the coding sequence ATGAGTAATTCAGCAAAGCCAAAAAGAATTGGCATTTTAACCGCAGGCGGCGACTGTCCGGGACTAAATGCTGCGATTAGGGGAGTTGGAAAAACCGCAATAGTTGAATACGGCATGGAGGTGCTTGGCTTTAATGCCGGCTATTCGGGTTTAATAAATGGCGATTATATTCATCTGAAAGAATCGGCACTTTCGGGTATTCTTACCCTTGGCGGAACCATATTAGGCACCTCGCGCGAGAAGCCTTTTAAAATGGATAAAAATGCCAAGGAAGACATTGACAAGCCCGAAATGATAAAGCAAAACTACGCAGACCTGGGACTTGATGCTGTGGTTTGTATTGGGGGCAACGGCACCATGAAAACAGCCAGTATGTTGGCGAAAGAGGGTTTAAATGTGATTGGGATACCCAAAACCATAGACAACGATGTTTGGGGTACCGATGTTACTTTTGGTTTCGACTCGGCCGTACAAATAGCTACCGATGCCATCGACCGGTTACACACCACTGCCAACTCACACCAACGGGTTATGATTATTGAAATTATGGGGCACCATGCTGGCTGGCTGGCACTTTATTCTGGACTTGCCGGAGGTGGCGATATTATTCTGCTGCCGGAGCTGGCGTACAATATCCGTTCGGTTTGTAAGAAGATTGAAAGCCGCTACGAAAGTAATAAGCCCTACTCTATTGTGGTGGTGGCCGAAGGTATCGATCATCCCAAAAATGTGTCGGCAGCAACACACGTTGCCAAAGCCATTGAAACTTATACCGGTATTGAAACCCGTGAAACCGTTTTAGGCTATATTCAGCGTGGCGGTTCACCAACACCAATGGACCGGATTTTAGCTACCCGTTACGGCGCCTTTGCAGCAAAAGCTATTGCAGAAGGAAATTTTGGGACCATGGTTGCCGTAAAAAACAACGAACTTACAACCGTACCGCTTGAAGAGGTAGGTGGTAAATTACGCCTGGTTGAACCCGATTTCGGGTTGATTGAAAAAGCCCGAAAAATGGGCGTTTCGTTTGGCGACGAGTACCAATAG
- a CDS encoding DUF1080 domain-containing protein, with product MRKFFSLLLAVAFVFSLSCKSTKTGGSAGLNQLTKQEKEDGWVLLFDGKSSEGWRGNNKAHFPTGWEIADGTLHCKASGQGEAGARDGGDIITTKEYSNFHLKLEWKIAPGGNSGIFYLGREQEGWPIYKTAPEMQVLDNERHPDALLGKDGNRKAGSLYDLIPAKPQNAKAAGEWNSVEVICYKGTVVHKQNGETIVEYHLWTDDWKKLVAGSKFPGLNPDWADVPKQGVIALQDHGDDVWFRNIKIKEMNY from the coding sequence ATGAGAAAGTTTTTTTCACTTTTGCTGGCTGTTGCCTTTGTGTTTTCACTATCGTGTAAAAGCACCAAAACAGGAGGTTCTGCCGGTTTAAATCAATTAACAAAACAAGAAAAAGAAGACGGTTGGGTGTTGCTTTTTGATGGTAAAAGCAGCGAAGGCTGGCGCGGAAACAACAAAGCGCATTTTCCTACCGGATGGGAAATTGCTGATGGCACACTGCATTGCAAAGCTTCGGGGCAGGGAGAGGCCGGAGCCCGCGATGGCGGCGACATTATTACAACCAAAGAGTATTCGAACTTTCATTTAAAGCTGGAATGGAAAATTGCACCCGGCGGAAACTCCGGAATTTTTTACCTGGGACGAGAGCAGGAAGGATGGCCAATTTATAAAACGGCTCCTGAAATGCAGGTGTTAGATAATGAGCGCCACCCCGACGCCTTGTTGGGAAAAGATGGCAACCGTAAAGCCGGTTCCTTGTACGACCTTATTCCGGCAAAACCACAAAATGCCAAAGCTGCCGGCGAGTGGAATTCTGTTGAGGTTATTTGCTACAAAGGTACCGTGGTGCACAAGCAAAATGGCGAGACAATTGTTGAATACCACTTGTGGACCGACGACTGGAAAAAGCTGGTAGCCGGTTCAAAATTTCCCGGATTGAACCCCGATTGGGCAGATGTGCCCAAACAAGGTGTAATTGCTTTGCAAGACCACGGCGACGATGTGTGGTTCCGCAATATAAAAATTAAAGAAATGAATTATTAA
- a CDS encoding NAD+ synthase — MKVAIAQLNYTIGDFEENASKIIAEIERSKQAGADLVVFSELSVTGYYPHDLLEKKEFIAKAEAAVAQIAGYCQGIAALLGTPRINENERGKKLFNSALFLADGEIKSAHNKTLLPTYDIFDEYRHFEPNHEFSLVEYKGEKIAVTICEDLWDEQPTANEFGKDKLYAVSPMEELARLKPDFVVNLSASPFSYNQEGWRKNVLVNKAKSYGIPVLYCNQVGAQTELVFDGGSVYIDAKGEIVKELRYFEEDFLLIDTQNIGEKELQPKVDYIEKIHDALVLGIRDYFNKMGFKQATLGLSGGIDSAVTVVLAVRALGAENVRVLLLPSKYSSDHSVNDARELAENLGIRYDVVNIQSAVDRFEHALEPLFEGRSPDVTEENIQARARGIYMMAISNKFGHILLNTTNKSECAVGYGTLYGDMNGGLAVLGDVYKMDVFKLSRFMNKDGEIIPENTIVKPPSAELRPDQKDTDSLPDYKDLDAMLFNYIELNKSPKEIADLGFDEAVVRRVIRMVNMNEYKRFQAAPILRVSSKAFGFGRKMPLVARY, encoded by the coding sequence ATGAAAGTTGCAATAGCACAATTAAATTACACCATCGGCGATTTTGAAGAAAATGCGTCGAAGATTATTGCTGAAATTGAGCGCTCGAAACAAGCTGGTGCCGATCTGGTTGTTTTTTCCGAACTGTCGGTAACGGGTTATTATCCGCACGATTTGCTTGAGAAAAAAGAGTTTATTGCCAAAGCCGAAGCCGCTGTGGCACAAATAGCCGGCTATTGCCAGGGCATTGCTGCCTTGCTTGGTACGCCCCGAATAAACGAAAACGAGCGGGGCAAAAAACTGTTTAACTCGGCTTTGTTTTTAGCCGATGGCGAAATAAAAAGTGCACACAACAAAACCCTGCTGCCAACTTACGATATTTTTGATGAATACCGCCACTTTGAGCCCAACCACGAGTTTAGCCTTGTGGAGTATAAGGGCGAAAAAATTGCAGTAACCATTTGCGAGGACCTGTGGGACGAACAACCAACCGCTAACGAGTTTGGTAAAGATAAGTTGTATGCCGTTTCGCCCATGGAGGAACTGGCCCGGCTAAAACCCGATTTTGTGGTCAACCTGTCGGCATCGCCATTTTCCTACAACCAGGAAGGTTGGCGAAAAAATGTGCTGGTGAATAAGGCTAAAAGTTATGGTATACCAGTGTTGTATTGCAACCAGGTGGGGGCACAAACCGAACTGGTTTTCGACGGTGGTTCGGTTTATATTGATGCAAAGGGAGAAATTGTAAAAGAACTTCGCTATTTTGAAGAAGACTTCCTGCTGATTGATACACAGAATATTGGCGAGAAAGAATTGCAGCCAAAGGTTGATTACATCGAGAAAATACACGATGCTCTGGTGCTGGGTATTCGCGATTATTTTAACAAAATGGGCTTTAAACAGGCAACACTGGGCTTGTCGGGCGGGATTGATTCTGCCGTTACCGTGGTACTTGCCGTTCGTGCCCTGGGGGCCGAAAATGTTCGCGTATTGCTTTTGCCATCTAAATACTCGTCGGACCATAGTGTGAATGATGCCCGTGAATTGGCTGAAAACCTGGGGATTCGTTACGATGTGGTAAATATTCAATCGGCAGTAGACCGGTTTGAGCACGCGCTGGAACCGCTGTTTGAAGGCCGTTCTCCCGATGTAACCGAAGAAAATATTCAGGCCCGGGCACGAGGCATTTATATGATGGCGATTTCGAATAAATTTGGGCATATTCTGTTAAACACCACCAACAAAAGCGAGTGCGCGGTAGGCTACGGCACGCTGTACGGCGATATGAATGGAGGCCTTGCAGTGTTGGGCGATGTGTATAAAATGGATGTGTTTAAATTGTCGAGGTTTATGAACAAGGATGGCGAAATTATTCCTGAAAATACCATTGTTAAACCACCATCGGCAGAATTACGCCCCGATCAGAAAGACACCGATTCGTTGCCAGACTACAAAGACCTGGATGCGATGCTCTTTAATTATATTGAATTAAATAAATCGCCCAAAGAGATTGCAGACCTTGGTTTTGATGAGGCTGTGGTACGGCGTGTTATCCGGATGGTAAACATGAATGAATACAAACGATTTCAGGCAGCACCGATTTTAAGAGTAAGTTCAAAAGCATTTGGCTTTGGGCGAAAAATGCCATTGGTTGCCCGATATTAG
- a CDS encoding Crp/Fnr family transcriptional regulator, which yields MLNSEIGLKDLVDNQKSIFYLLGQDDKDELQHHISLSHYKKNEFIYKEGDKPNGFLVLIDGKVKIFKEGVGGREQIIRMTKPLGLIGYRALLADETHNGSAVTLEESLVCTISPDFIFSRALKNTDFSFKIIRKLSKELGFSNARTVTLTQKHIRGRLAESLILLKDKYGFENDGTTLKAYLSREDIANLSNMTTSNAIRTLSTFANEKVIAIDGRKIRVLDATRLERISKLG from the coding sequence ATGTTAAATTCAGAAATTGGACTTAAAGATCTGGTTGATAATCAAAAATCAATTTTTTATTTACTTGGGCAGGACGATAAAGACGAACTGCAGCATCATATCTCGCTTTCGCACTACAAAAAGAATGAATTTATTTACAAGGAAGGCGATAAACCAAATGGTTTTTTGGTGCTGATTGATGGCAAAGTAAAGATTTTTAAAGAAGGTGTTGGCGGTCGTGAACAAATCATTCGAATGACTAAGCCTTTGGGCCTGATTGGTTATCGGGCCTTGCTGGCCGATGAGACGCATAATGGCTCGGCCGTTACTCTGGAAGAGTCGCTGGTGTGTACCATTAGCCCTGATTTTATTTTTAGCCGGGCCCTTAAAAACACCGATTTTTCGTTTAAAATTATCCGAAAGCTATCGAAAGAGCTGGGTTTCTCGAATGCCCGTACTGTAACGCTTACTCAAAAACATATTCGCGGGCGTTTGGCTGAATCGCTGATTTTACTGAAAGATAAATATGGTTTTGAAAATGATGGTACTACCTTAAAAGCTTATCTGTCACGCGAGGATATTGCCAACCTATCGAACATGACAACTTCTAACGCCATTCGCACCCTGTCGACTTTTGCCAACGAAAAGGTAATTGCAATCGATGGTAGAAAGATTCGTGTGCTGGATGCTACGCGGTTGGAGCGAATAAGTAAACTGGGATAA